From Gimesia panareensis, the proteins below share one genomic window:
- a CDS encoding elongation factor G, translated as MNDYKVNDVRNVALVGHGAVGKTTVADLLLFQSGVTPRLGSVDEGTSLLDTDEEEINHRISIASTLVHFDHAGHHINLIDTPGYPDFIGQVSGALRAVETALILLNAGHGVEINALRVSQMSQEAGIARMIVFNKCDTENIDYDSLIESVRETFGSHCVPINLPVGLGADFKAVCDLVNYSEPPPTGTLGDPESTRQSLIEAIVESNEGLLERFFEGEELSAAELSANIPKAMAAGTLIPVLFMSAKTGVGVSEFMDAMSNYTLCPQDIQRMEETRDGRSVMIDPSPDQPFVAQVIKTRIDPFISKMSYLRVFSGKLDKDSSVVNVRTGKPVRINQLLDVQGGKQEPVDSVSVGDIFAVAKVDDLQPGDTLTADANGDGLSLPEIKYPHPVVGLAVEPKSQNDQQKISGALHKLEEEDQTFHVVHDEETHEMVMQGMSELHLKIMEEKLLHRDKVEVITHQPKVPYRETIMGTAEGSYRHKKQSGGAGQFAEVHLRVSPMPAEVDPEAYFTKENFDHLRTYHYDPELNFAFVDRISGGSIPNQFIPAVEKGVRERMKQGVISGCQVQDLVCEVFFGKDHPVDSNETAFKIAGSKCFSELFEKARPALMEPIVKIEILIPEECVGDISSDLSSRRGRMEGMQVSQGGYEIIQARVPLAEIMTYARTLSSLTGGRGTYDIELSHYEMIPPNEQSKVIEILNKARE; from the coding sequence ATGAACGATTATAAGGTAAACGACGTTAGGAATGTGGCATTGGTCGGCCACGGGGCTGTTGGCAAAACAACTGTAGCCGATCTTTTACTTTTTCAATCTGGTGTGACTCCCCGACTCGGGTCTGTGGATGAGGGCACCAGCCTGCTGGATACTGATGAAGAAGAAATCAACCATCGGATATCTATCGCTTCGACCCTGGTTCACTTCGACCATGCCGGTCACCATATCAACCTGATAGACACTCCCGGTTATCCTGATTTCATCGGGCAGGTCTCCGGCGCTCTGCGTGCTGTCGAGACCGCTCTGATTCTGCTCAACGCCGGACATGGCGTGGAGATCAATGCCCTGCGTGTTTCCCAGATGTCACAGGAAGCCGGCATTGCCCGAATGATCGTGTTCAATAAATGCGATACAGAAAATATTGACTATGATTCCCTGATCGAATCCGTCCGAGAAACTTTTGGTTCCCACTGTGTCCCCATCAACCTGCCTGTGGGGCTGGGAGCCGATTTCAAAGCGGTTTGTGATCTGGTGAATTATTCCGAACCACCGCCCACAGGAACGCTGGGCGATCCGGAGTCAACCCGCCAGTCATTGATTGAAGCGATCGTGGAATCGAATGAAGGCCTGCTGGAACGGTTCTTTGAAGGCGAAGAACTCAGTGCAGCGGAACTGTCTGCGAATATTCCCAAAGCAATGGCAGCTGGCACACTGATTCCCGTCCTGTTCATGAGTGCCAAAACCGGCGTGGGCGTCAGTGAGTTTATGGATGCGATGTCCAACTACACTCTCTGCCCCCAGGATATTCAGCGGATGGAAGAGACCAGAGATGGTCGTTCGGTGATGATCGATCCTTCTCCCGACCAGCCGTTTGTGGCCCAGGTGATTAAGACCCGCATTGATCCCTTCATTTCCAAGATGAGCTATCTCCGCGTTTTCTCCGGGAAGCTGGATAAGGATTCTTCGGTGGTCAATGTGCGGACAGGCAAACCGGTGCGCATCAATCAGTTGCTTGATGTCCAGGGCGGTAAGCAGGAACCCGTCGACTCCGTTTCCGTCGGTGATATATTTGCTGTCGCCAAGGTCGATGACCTGCAGCCCGGCGATACTCTGACCGCGGATGCGAACGGCGATGGTCTTTCGCTGCCGGAAATCAAGTATCCCCATCCGGTGGTCGGCCTGGCTGTGGAGCCCAAAAGCCAGAACGATCAGCAGAAAATCTCCGGGGCCCTGCACAAGCTGGAAGAAGAAGACCAGACCTTCCACGTGGTCCACGATGAAGAGACGCATGAAATGGTCATGCAGGGCATGAGCGAGCTGCATTTGAAAATCATGGAGGAAAAACTGCTGCATCGCGATAAGGTGGAAGTGATTACTCATCAACCCAAAGTACCGTATCGCGAAACCATCATGGGAACTGCGGAAGGCAGCTATCGGCACAAGAAACAGTCCGGTGGTGCAGGGCAGTTTGCCGAAGTTCATTTGCGGGTCTCACCGATGCCTGCAGAGGTCGATCCTGAGGCGTATTTCACCAAAGAGAATTTCGACCATCTGAGAACTTACCACTACGACCCGGAACTGAATTTTGCCTTCGTAGACCGGATTTCCGGAGGCTCAATTCCCAATCAGTTTATTCCGGCAGTGGAGAAAGGCGTGCGCGAACGGATGAAGCAGGGCGTCATTTCCGGCTGCCAGGTGCAGGATCTGGTTTGCGAAGTCTTTTTTGGTAAAGACCACCCGGTCGACAGTAACGAAACGGCATTCAAAATTGCAGGGAGTAAATGCTTCTCGGAACTCTTCGAAAAAGCACGCCCGGCGTTGATGGAGCCGATCGTCAAAATTGAAATCCTGATTCCCGAAGAATGTGTTGGTGATATCAGCAGCGATCTCTCCAGCCGTCGGGGGCGTATGGAAGGGATGCAGGTTTCTCAGGGGGGCTATGAAATCATTCAGGCCCGTGTTCCCCTGGCCGAAATCATGACCTATGCCCGCACGCTCTCAAGTTTGACCGGGGGCCGCGGCACGTATGACATTGAATTGAGTCATTACGAAATGATTCCGCCGAACGAACAGTCCAAGGTGATCGAGATTCTCAACAAAGCCAGGGAATAA
- the trxA gene encoding thioredoxin — protein sequence MSANSAWIIDVTEENFETEVLQKSQQIPIIIDFWAPWCGPCQQLAPLLEQIVNEFQGKVQLAKINIDEQQGLAAAFRVQSIPTVVAFLNGQPVDHFQGILPEESLREWMAQLVPSPVDMLFQEGQILEETDPAAAEGKYREAAELEPKNDTIKLRLAAVLAKLSRFDECGKIIAELETRGFLEPEAEQIKSQLELQAAAEEAGGVEEARKALEADPENAKLKIALADALAISNKHEEALELCLGIIAEDKAGAGVEAKATMLKIFDVLGPQSALTSAYRRRLATLLY from the coding sequence ATGTCAGCCAACTCCGCCTGGATCATTGATGTCACTGAAGAAAACTTCGAAACTGAGGTGCTTCAAAAATCACAACAGATACCGATCATCATTGATTTCTGGGCTCCCTGGTGCGGCCCCTGTCAGCAGCTGGCTCCCCTGCTCGAACAGATCGTCAACGAATTTCAGGGCAAAGTGCAGCTGGCCAAAATTAACATCGACGAACAGCAGGGCCTGGCTGCAGCATTCCGCGTACAATCGATACCTACAGTCGTTGCTTTCCTGAACGGACAGCCCGTGGATCATTTTCAGGGAATCCTGCCGGAAGAATCACTGCGGGAATGGATGGCACAGCTGGTCCCCTCCCCAGTGGACATGCTGTTTCAGGAAGGTCAAATTCTCGAAGAAACCGATCCGGCCGCAGCAGAAGGCAAATATCGCGAAGCTGCTGAACTCGAACCGAAAAACGATACGATCAAATTGCGTCTGGCAGCGGTATTGGCAAAGCTATCCCGGTTTGATGAATGTGGAAAGATCATCGCAGAGCTGGAAACGCGCGGATTTCTGGAACCCGAAGCCGAGCAGATCAAGTCGCAGCTCGAACTGCAGGCAGCCGCTGAAGAGGCGGGTGGTGTCGAAGAGGCCCGGAAAGCACTGGAAGCAGATCCTGAAAATGCTAAGCTTAAAATCGCGTTGGCTGATGCACTGGCGATCTCCAACAAGCACGAAGAAGCGCTGGAGCTCTGTCTGGGCATCATTGCAGAAGACAAAGCAGGCGCAGGCGTAGAAGCCAAGGCGACGATGCTCAAGATCTTCGACGTACTCGGCCCCCAGTCTGCCCTGACCAGTGCTTATCGCAGAAGGCTGGCTACGTTGCTCTATTAA
- a CDS encoding MotA/TolQ/ExbB proton channel family protein codes for MEHLESQPDGQLALSEGQSEDHFLNLSKAVLTSPLFWGTAATFGFYALIPHLPIYRDLIDRYFCSHPLEYATAALFFIGMAIIGVKGMGMFVQKKSLTETQVDWQTIGEIENLHDRIDVFEEQVQSQPSWISDTYLGKRLQDTVSFVKSRRSVQDLDEHLKYLAELASEQLHASYSLIRTITWAVPIIGFLGTVIGITIAIANVTPDQLDTSLSEVTGGLAVAFDTTALALGLSLILVFSTFIVERMEQKQLEQIELFGIENIASCLSESEHSVSPLESAEIEAAQQLVSRTEEMIQRQTDLWQQNLEGLRNRWADMMDRQQSTFDQTLQDGMTSTLGSHAIQLEEFRNEFLNAYQSTTEQIELMLNRWQNRQEESNSQFSTNLAQIWNEVHQDVISAQSRQTTQIEEATRDIADEIRVWNQQMKDSAEVSTLQIQALNNQSEHLLKIVDQEEHLIGLQKRLTENLDAIRAAETFEETLHSLSAAVHLLTARSGRNAA; via the coding sequence ATGGAACACTTGGAATCACAGCCGGATGGACAGCTGGCACTATCGGAAGGTCAATCGGAAGATCACTTTTTGAACTTGTCCAAGGCGGTTTTGACGTCTCCACTCTTCTGGGGAACTGCTGCCACCTTTGGGTTTTATGCCCTGATTCCCCATCTTCCCATTTATCGTGATCTGATCGATCGCTATTTTTGCAGTCATCCACTGGAATATGCGACAGCGGCCCTGTTCTTCATCGGAATGGCCATCATTGGCGTGAAGGGCATGGGGATGTTCGTCCAGAAAAAATCTCTGACTGAGACGCAGGTCGACTGGCAAACGATTGGCGAAATCGAAAATCTGCATGATCGGATCGATGTTTTTGAAGAACAGGTCCAGTCTCAGCCAAGTTGGATCAGCGACACATACCTGGGTAAACGCCTGCAGGACACGGTCTCGTTTGTCAAAAGTCGCCGTTCGGTGCAAGACCTGGACGAGCACCTGAAATACCTGGCAGAACTGGCATCCGAGCAACTGCATGCCAGCTATTCACTGATCCGCACTATTACCTGGGCAGTTCCGATTATCGGCTTCCTGGGGACGGTGATCGGGATTACGATCGCCATCGCCAATGTGACCCCCGATCAACTGGATACTTCGCTTTCTGAAGTGACCGGTGGTCTGGCAGTGGCCTTCGATACCACGGCTCTGGCCCTGGGGCTGTCACTGATCCTGGTCTTCTCCACCTTTATTGTGGAACGCATGGAACAGAAACAACTGGAGCAGATCGAACTGTTCGGGATTGAAAATATCGCGTCCTGCCTGAGTGAATCGGAACATTCCGTCAGTCCACTGGAATCTGCCGAGATAGAAGCCGCTCAGCAGCTCGTTTCCCGGACGGAAGAAATGATTCAGCGTCAGACCGATCTCTGGCAGCAAAACCTGGAAGGACTCCGCAACCGCTGGGCAGACATGATGGACCGGCAACAGTCCACGTTCGATCAGACATTACAGGACGGCATGACCAGCACACTGGGCAGTCATGCCATCCAACTGGAAGAATTCCGAAATGAATTTCTGAATGCTTATCAGTCCACGACCGAGCAGATCGAGCTGATGCTCAACCGCTGGCAGAACAGGCAGGAAGAATCGAACAGTCAGTTCTCAACAAACCTGGCACAGATCTGGAACGAAGTGCATCAGGATGTAATTTCAGCTCAGTCGCGGCAGACCACTCAAATTGAGGAAGCCACCCGCGATATTGCTGACGAAATCCGAGTCTGGAATCAGCAGATGAAAGACTCTGCCGAAGTATCGACACTGCAGATTCAGGCACTGAATAACCAGAGCGAGCATCTGCTCAAAATCGTCGATCAGGAAGAGCATCTGATCGGTCTGCAGAAACGCCTGACCGAGAATCTGGATGCAATTCGCGCTGCCGAAACGTTCGAGGAAACCCTGCACAGCCTGAGCGCAGCCGTGCATCTGTTGACCGCCCGTTCCGGTCGAAACGCCGCCTAG
- a CDS encoding 6-pyruvoyl trahydropterin synthase family protein yields the protein MKDSVPRYKVRVTKDHLVFSAAHFITFNGNICERLHGHNWRVAAELTGPLDENGYVFDFIALRDQLQKTVDALDHRVLLPTQHAQIKVREEQDEVEATFENRRWVFPREDCILLPVANTTAELIAHWIGQQLMAVIRSDAASQIESIQIEVEENFGQWALCELPVTRT from the coding sequence ATGAAGGATAGTGTCCCCCGATACAAAGTGCGCGTTACGAAGGACCACCTGGTTTTCAGTGCCGCACACTTTATTACGTTTAACGGTAATATCTGTGAGCGACTGCATGGTCACAACTGGCGTGTGGCTGCAGAGCTGACGGGCCCTCTTGATGAAAACGGCTACGTATTCGACTTTATCGCACTCCGCGATCAGCTGCAAAAGACCGTCGATGCACTCGATCACCGGGTTCTGCTCCCCACCCAGCATGCACAAATTAAAGTCAGAGAAGAGCAGGACGAAGTCGAAGCAACTTTTGAAAACCGGCGCTGGGTCTTCCCCCGTGAAGACTGCATTCTGCTCCCCGTAGCAAATACAACCGCCGAATTAATCGCGCACTGGATTGGCCAACAGCTGATGGCTGTGATACGATCAGATGCCGCAAGCCAGATCGAATCCATTCAGATTGAAGTCGAAGAAAACTTTGGACAATGGGCCCTCTGTGAACTTCCTGTTACCCGGACCTGA
- a CDS encoding DUF4013 domain-containing protein, protein MKTHAETGNTLNVPPTAHFSRGEAEQTVSEQATHNSDSDGTGQGASALTEALEGSAVGTSADNTTTEIDQFYPDEVVGNIPPFPHLLKHPIKATFWTIRMLFGIVCLVLFLAVIAAIPLVNFIALGYLLDVEGRVARTGKIRLAFPLLDIAPRLGTIVIGTGLWLIPLFLLAGAAADAHLVDPGGTSDQTLHFLNRLVSIFIAMHLCLALARGGTFSCYLRPLKNAIWLFKQLRAGGYWERAANNVREFVSSLKLGQNFSLGLRGFLGAFAWLLIPSLMFAAASSPDGGKGGPVFITLLGGLSLVIVLGWLPLLQAHFAAENRLRAMFELRTVRRKFKRTPIAWLLTLIVVYVLSLPLYLFKVAALPRDAMWGITLIFVATIYPTKILLGWVYYRASTKTRNAWFGWRWLSRTLILPLLAVYVFLLFFTQFIGMHGNRVLLEHHVFLLPVPF, encoded by the coding sequence TTGAAAACGCATGCTGAAACCGGGAATACATTGAACGTTCCTCCAACGGCTCATTTCTCAAGAGGCGAGGCAGAGCAGACCGTGAGTGAACAGGCGACGCACAACAGTGATTCGGACGGGACAGGGCAGGGAGCGTCCGCCCTGACAGAAGCGCTCGAGGGCTCCGCAGTCGGTACCTCTGCAGACAATACTACAACTGAGATTGATCAGTTCTACCCGGATGAAGTGGTGGGAAACATCCCCCCGTTTCCACATCTGCTGAAGCATCCCATCAAGGCGACGTTCTGGACCATTCGGATGCTGTTTGGCATCGTTTGTCTGGTATTGTTTCTGGCAGTCATCGCAGCGATTCCTCTCGTTAATTTTATTGCTCTGGGATACCTGCTCGATGTGGAAGGCCGCGTGGCCCGCACCGGAAAAATTCGCCTGGCCTTTCCTCTTCTGGATATTGCACCTCGCCTGGGGACAATCGTCATCGGAACCGGGCTCTGGCTGATACCTCTGTTCCTGCTCGCGGGAGCTGCCGCTGATGCGCATCTGGTCGATCCGGGGGGCACCAGTGATCAGACCCTTCATTTTCTGAATCGACTGGTCTCAATTTTCATCGCCATGCATCTGTGCCTGGCGCTGGCGCGTGGGGGAACCTTTTCCTGCTACCTGCGTCCCTTGAAGAATGCAATCTGGCTCTTCAAACAACTCCGTGCTGGTGGCTACTGGGAACGGGCGGCGAATAACGTCCGGGAGTTTGTTTCCTCACTCAAACTGGGACAGAATTTTTCACTGGGGCTCCGTGGCTTTCTGGGGGCCTTTGCCTGGCTGTTGATTCCTTCGCTGATGTTTGCCGCTGCCAGTTCGCCGGATGGCGGTAAGGGCGGACCGGTCTTCATTACTCTCTTGGGTGGTTTGAGTCTGGTGATTGTCCTCGGCTGGCTGCCGCTGCTCCAGGCACATTTCGCCGCTGAGAACCGCTTGCGGGCCATGTTCGAGTTACGTACTGTCCGGAGAAAATTCAAACGGACACCGATTGCCTGGCTGTTGACTTTGATCGTCGTCTATGTGCTCTCTCTGCCGCTCTACCTGTTTAAGGTGGCGGCTCTGCCACGGGATGCGATGTGGGGGATTACGCTGATTTTTGTTGCGACTATTTATCCCACCAAGATTTTGTTGGGCTGGGTCTATTATCGTGCCTCTACGAAGACCCGGAATGCCTGGTTTGGCTGGCGCTGGTTAAGCCGTACTCTGATTCTCCCTCTGCTGGCAGTCTATGTATTCCTGCTCTTCTTTACCCAGTTTATTGGCATGCATGGCAATCGCGTGTTGCTCGAACATCATGTCTTTCTGTTACCTGTGCCCTTCTAA
- a CDS encoding coiled-coil domain-containing protein, whose product MSRRTPQGEAGFGSDSFLDIVANIVGILIILIVIAGVRMSQAPVTIANTEVKPPAEPVVIDADLAAFPPELEAPSQPAPVLTLPDPEPEKIVPKVPKIIYQRPSAELLAQLDQTEAELARLDRVMQERETGARDLQSRKQVVRSQVQSMLSEINQKSSRLEQEYQQLLSLVDETKETRQKLEHVVAKSREVSEPREQIKELKHRLTPVSQLVTDKEWHFLLSENRVSYVPINELLLELKDEVMKRGSWLAKYREHHGKVGPIRGYTMNYIVERQPLSALDQLRTGGTGGFRVGVTKWEIDRSDDVSGEDEQSALRVQSQFARALSEIGTGSTLTFWVYPDSFELYRKLQKHAHSLGYQVAGRPLPFGVPIAGSPAGTRSAGQ is encoded by the coding sequence ATGAGCCGCCGCACACCACAGGGAGAAGCCGGGTTTGGTTCAGATTCCTTTCTGGATATCGTCGCCAATATCGTGGGGATTCTGATTATTTTGATCGTGATTGCCGGCGTACGGATGAGCCAGGCTCCCGTGACGATCGCGAACACTGAAGTCAAACCGCCTGCGGAGCCCGTTGTGATTGACGCCGACCTGGCTGCGTTTCCACCGGAGCTGGAAGCACCATCCCAGCCCGCGCCAGTGTTGACCTTGCCGGATCCGGAACCGGAAAAGATAGTTCCCAAAGTACCCAAAATCATTTATCAGCGACCCTCCGCGGAACTGCTGGCGCAACTTGACCAGACCGAAGCCGAACTGGCACGCCTGGATCGTGTTATGCAGGAACGGGAAACGGGAGCCCGCGACTTGCAGTCTCGCAAACAGGTAGTTCGCAGCCAGGTACAGTCGATGTTGTCCGAGATCAATCAAAAGAGCAGTCGGCTGGAGCAGGAGTATCAGCAGCTGTTAAGTCTGGTGGATGAGACTAAAGAGACACGCCAAAAGCTGGAGCATGTTGTCGCCAAATCCCGCGAAGTCTCAGAACCGCGCGAGCAGATCAAAGAACTCAAGCACCGCCTGACCCCGGTCAGCCAGCTGGTGACCGACAAAGAGTGGCATTTCCTGCTTTCAGAAAATCGTGTTTCCTACGTGCCCATCAATGAACTCCTGCTGGAGCTGAAAGACGAAGTCATGAAGCGGGGCAGCTGGCTCGCGAAATACCGCGAGCATCATGGCAAGGTTGGTCCCATTCGTGGCTACACCATGAACTATATCGTCGAACGTCAGCCGCTCTCAGCTCTGGATCAGTTGAGGACCGGCGGCACGGGTGGTTTTCGTGTCGGGGTTACGAAATGGGAAATTGACCGTAGCGATGATGTGTCGGGAGAGGACGAGCAGTCGGCACTCCGGGTGCAGTCGCAGTTCGCTCGAGCCCTGTCTGAAATTGGGACCGGATCGACGCTGACCTTCTGGGTTTACCCGGACAGCTTTGAACTGTATCGCAAACTGCAGAAACACGCCCACTCGCTGGGGTATCAGGTTGCCGGTCGTCCGCTGCCTTTCGGAGTCCCGATCGCTGGTTCGCCTGCAGGAACACGTTCCGCGGGACAGTGA
- a CDS encoding triphosphoribosyl-dephospho-CoA synthase: protein MSQNNRQLENWCYLACLLEATARKPGNVHPGASFPDLTYVDFLRSARVISPLLARTRSDRIGETILDCVKATRTVSSSNANLGMILLLAPLAAIPAGQTIADGIESVLENLSINDARLVYQAIRLACPGGLGETEAQDISDEPTGTLREVMALAADRDAVAREYASGFQITLKTAIPALQTYWKQSADWETAVIRLQLKLMADCPDTLIARKCGRAEAEEAAQRARETLQAEDFETSLLELDRWLRETENRRNPGTTADLIVAALFVAFRDGFITPPPASTIREKIPPSFQVELSSLIHEG, encoded by the coding sequence ATGAGTCAAAATAATCGACAACTCGAAAACTGGTGTTATCTGGCCTGCCTGCTGGAAGCCACCGCCCGCAAGCCTGGAAACGTGCATCCTGGTGCTTCATTCCCCGACCTGACGTATGTCGATTTTCTGCGATCCGCGAGAGTCATCTCTCCCCTGCTCGCCCGGACCAGGTCGGACAGGATTGGCGAAACGATTCTGGACTGCGTTAAAGCAACCCGGACGGTGTCATCCAGTAACGCGAACCTGGGCATGATTTTATTACTCGCTCCACTGGCAGCAATCCCGGCAGGACAAACCATCGCTGACGGGATTGAATCGGTCCTCGAAAATTTGAGCATCAACGATGCACGCCTGGTCTATCAGGCGATCCGGCTCGCCTGTCCGGGCGGCCTTGGAGAAACAGAAGCACAGGACATCTCCGACGAACCGACGGGAACGCTGCGTGAAGTCATGGCACTGGCAGCTGACCGTGATGCCGTCGCGCGGGAATATGCCAGCGGTTTTCAGATCACTCTTAAAACCGCTATCCCTGCCCTCCAGACATACTGGAAGCAGTCGGCAGACTGGGAAACCGCTGTGATTCGTCTGCAACTGAAACTGATGGCGGACTGTCCGGATACCCTGATTGCCCGTAAATGCGGTCGTGCGGAAGCAGAAGAAGCCGCACAACGGGCACGCGAAACATTACAGGCAGAAGACTTTGAGACCAGTCTGCTCGAACTGGATCGCTGGCTGCGGGAAACCGAAAACCGACGTAATCCGGGGACCACTGCCGATTTAATCGTCGCAGCCCTGTTTGTCGCGTTCCGGGACGGTTTCATTACGCCCCCCCCTGCCAGTACAATCAGAGAAAAAATCCCTCCCTCTTTTCAAGTGGAACTGAGTAGTCTGATTCATGAAGGATAG